The Primulina huaijiensis isolate GDHJ02 chromosome 17, ASM1229523v2, whole genome shotgun sequence genome window below encodes:
- the LOC140963162 gene encoding uncharacterized protein produces the protein MNKAGRAAARINSQANPFQLRASLFHCTPVLDRRRRTHWDSASSFKSSPRKFNEYTKRLRKQSLLYNVSEFAEQLFQSCQYERDEYDQSSSRGGSWFRTSFSDDGFRRGNMRNRRSQTWRRGFEFCDGDDDVEFESIFHSAFGGNRYFYWSFTTDDEPQFRNSTGYSSNYRSSRRWRHRFDEEYDSSSESVEPVADITSDRLALGLSASGPLNLEDVKNAYRTSALKWHPDRHQGSDKIVAEQKFKSCSAAYQSLCDKLAPH, from the exons ATGAATAAAGCCGGTAGAGCAGCCGCAAGAATCAATTCTCAAGCCAACCCTTTTCAACTTAGGGCCTCTCTTTTTCATTGCACCCCTGTTTTAGATCGAAGAAGGCGCACCCATTGGGATTCT GCAAGTTCTTTTAAGAGTTCACCAAGG AAATTTAACGAGTATACCAAAAGGCTCAGGAAACAAAGTTTGTTATACAATGTCAGTGAATTTGCAGAGCAGCTATTTCAG AGCTGTCAGTACGAGAGGGATGAGTATGATCAATCTTCAAGCCGAGGAGGCTCATGGTTTAGAACAAGTTTCAGCGATGATGGTTTTAGAAGGGGAAATATGAGAAATAGGAGATCACAAACCTGGAGAC GGGGATTTGAGTTTTGTGATGGTGACGATGATGTTGAATTTGAGAGCATTTTTCATTCAGCATTTGGAGGAAACCGATACTTCTATTGGTCCTTCACAACTGACGATGAACCACAATTTAGGAACTCGACTGGTTACTCTAGCAACTATAGGAGTTCTCGCCGTTGGAGACATCGGTTTGACGAGGAATATGATTCCTCTTCAGAATCTGTGGAACCTGTAGCGGATATAACTTCTGACCGGCTAGCCTTGGGACTGAGTGCATCGGGTCCTTTAAATTTAGAAGATGTAAAAAATGC ATATCGGACAAGTGCATTGAAATGGCATCCAGATCGCCACCAGGGTTCTGACAAG ATTGTTGCCGAACAGAAATTCAAGTCCTGCAGTGCGGCATATCAGTCATTGTGTGATAAGCTTGCTCCACATTAG
- the LOC140962464 gene encoding uncharacterized protein → MQAAKETAANVAASARAGMEKTKATVLEKAEQAKTRDPMMKDMATQKKEVKIQEAEREKQGAIQQNRAARHEVPAGGYGGFTAIGGANTGTGPHHHHPAAPGHTAGGPIHGGAAGAEYPAGVETGGAGHLGGGHLTGDPIHGGAAGADTGGAGHIGGGHLTGTGHTGHTL, encoded by the exons ATGCAGGCAGCGAAGGAAACAGCGGCTAATGTTGCGGCATCTGCCAGGGCTGGCATGGAGAAGACGAAGGCCACCGTACTAGAAAAG GCTGAGCAGGCGAAGACGCGTGATCCTATGATGAAAGATATGGCAACCCAAAAGAAAGAGGTCAAGATTCAGGAGGCGGAGCGCGAGAAACAAGGAGCGATTCAGCAGAACAGGGCCGCCAGGCATGAGGTACCCGCCGGTGGGTATGGCGGATTCACCGCCATCGGCGGCGCCAATACAGGCACCGGGCCACACCACCACCACCCAGCTGCCCCAGGCCACACGGCCGGGGGACCGATCCATGGAGGGGCTGCCGGTGCCGAGTACCCGGCAGGTGTAGAGACCGGTGGAGCTGGGCATCTCGGGGGTGGACATCTGACGGGGGACCCGATCCATGGAGGAGCTGCAGGTGCGGACACCGGCGGAGCTGGGCATATCGGGGGTGGACATCTGACGGGGACTGGCCACACAGGCCATACTCTCTAA
- the LOC140963287 gene encoding VQ motif-containing protein 25-like, with protein MKPRIRIIHLFAPEIIEIDAANFREEVQRLTGKPADDQNTCKRSRVSRNLLLEPNISSANKRKLEVASMRAGLDDHDGIKGEGEIWREAYPGGGFLGRFSEIEYEFMQEIHKLTYVESTSRMEAYGPGSNPN; from the coding sequence ATGAAGCCAAGAATCCGAATAATACACTTGTTTGCGCCGGAAATAATTGAGATAGATGCTGCAAACTTCAGAGAAGAGGTGCAGAGACTCACTGGGAAGCCAGCAGACGATCAAAACACTTGCAAGAGGTCCAGGGTTTCAAGAAACTTACTGTTGGAGCCAAATATATCTTCAGCAAACAAAAGAAAGCTGGAAGTTGCCAGCATGAGGGCTGGACTTGATGATCATGATGGGATAAAGGGGGAGGGAGAGATTTGGAGGGAAGCATATCCAGGAGGTGGATTCTTGGGAAGATTTTCAGAGATTGAGTATGAATTCATGCAAGAGATTCATAAGTTGACATACGTGGAAAGTACTTCTCGAATGGAAGCATATGGACCTGGCTCCAACCCGAACTAG
- the LOC140963288 gene encoding probable GDP-L-fucose synthase 1 produces the protein MCQAFRIQHSFNAISAMPTNLYGPNDNFHPENSHVLPALLRRFHEAKTNNVGEVVVWGSGTPLREFLHVDDLADALVFMMENYSGLEHVNVGSGKEVSIKELAGLIKEVVGYQGKIVWDSSKPDGTPRKLMDSSKLASLGWEPKISLKEGLEDTYRWYLKNVVAQQ, from the coding sequence ATGTGCCAGGCATTTCGCATTCAGCACTCATTTAATGCGATCTCCGCTATGCCGACAAACTTATATGGGCCCAACGACAACTTCCACCCCGAAAACTCGCACGTATTGCCGGCTCTGCTTCGCAGGTTCCACGAAGCAAAAACGAACAATGTGGGTGAAGTAGTGGTTTGGGGGAGCGGGACGCCGTTGAGGGAGTTCTTGCACGTGGATGATTTGGCTGATGCGCTAGTCTTTATGATGGAAAATTATAGTGGATTAGAGCACGTGAATGTGGGGAGTGGAAAGGAAGTTAGCATAAAGGAACTTGCAGGATTGATCAAGGAAGTTGTGGGATATCAAGGGAAGATTGTTTGGGATTCAAGTAAACCAGACGGCACCCCGAGGAAGCTTATGGATAGCTCCAAGCTCGCAAGTTTGGGGTGGGAGCCGAAGATTTCCCTTAAAGAAGGACTTGAAGACACATACAGATGGTACTTGAAGAATGTTGTTGCGCAGCAATAG